cagaatatttctgttaaaaatacatcccacagtctgtatttttcattcgaacacacttaagccctaaattccagagcaaaatcctaactattgtcctcactacagagggctgaacactcagacagtgatgaagttaatgagacaattaagtgtctaattaaaggaggattgagaattgttgatgaacaactgttaacaagcagaatcactgaaggacagaaaaacacaaactaaaaccaaagatgaaatcaactgagaaaaaaaaactctaaataaaataataattaataaaaataaaacaaattacacaataaatttttttatttttcaacatctgtaaaaaaaaaaaactcatcacattaaacaacttatcatggagcttcacctattactgacctgtgactttatttctgtcatgtgaacaaaagctcttaatgaaatttctgttgttcatttgaagtcaccatgatggaggacagagtctgctttagtcaagctcttcaacttcttgctataaatatcttttattttggctgctatagtAAGTGTTAATCACTATTTAtacatatagcatggaaagccaaacgaaaattaaagtgtcagtctgaagagaATATTTATGATATCATAACCTTCTtttcctgcttgtttttttttaacttcagtATCATGTTAGTTATGttcgaaaaataaataatatacataaatgaaacaacTGAAGCTCCAATAATTAATGACTTTATAACAGGTTTAAAACCACTGTCTACAAGGaaaatgtttgatctatggcagaactcaaaaacacccagacatcaacaattagtctttgaatctcaatgatggtgacaaacaaaaaaataaaaatcaagtaaaaaaaacactctactgaaatatcacctcccaaaaacaacacaaaataaaggaaaagaaagagattgtaagaacataaagctgcataatttattcatgctgcaatgcatgctgggagctttgtactatgctggcacccagcatgcattgcggcatgaactatgcagctttttttttagcaaccacggttgaggttcatatcctgattcttgatgtctgtgttTCATGTaagcaagctggagcttgaatgtttagtgcatgaaactttaattattaattgcatcctaattgcTTGTTTAAtcttctatgaagagcagcaaactgccagtagtattgtcccatgcaAATTTAATGCAATTATGTTCGCATATTTTTATGAATCAACTtaataaacacctgaaattaaatctataacaattaagcacaaacagtatagtttctcttgactattcttgctataactgatgagtttaagaaacacagctataacagtcagagaaacattaggatataagagtaaagcttcaagagctcaaataagcagcctctgatctccatgatggtgaggtcaaatgaaatatttttaataaaaaaatataaacctctgttcagtgtcaaatattcttacagaaatgaagtcaaactgtaatcagtgaagctgcttatactattatttaatggagttgtttaatcctctgttttaattcagctggtttggtgtgaggctgtgtctgtagttttttttcttccttcaatttcttattccttcagtgattgtgcttgttaacagcaggtgttcaacagcaggtgtctcaattcacttatttgtggtcattccctctgtctagtggactaaactaattgactaatttaagggccaggtgaatgagggtgtggcaagatttcagacactctgattagtttctcaaatacaagggttttctacaaaggtagatactttactctgtgtgacaaggaggcaaatcagcttctaacgccgagagggttattttacctttatctaactctaaaattttaacactttactctgaattaccacaacacttgaaatttaacaccaatgaatttgctgtgagGAGATAGAGTTACAGAGCTTCTGctcaaaaaaagaattaaagtagATAAACAAGAAACATCTACATTATTTCTGGTTAGTAAGAGCCACTTAAAAAAGTGGCAATCAATTTTCAATATTTAGCTTTctgaaatgtgattttttttttacagggtaattgcattattcaaataaataataaatgcttaGGTCCATATGTTAATTGTGAAACTAATGCAGATTTTGTTGCTCTTGTTGTTGTCTTGTTCTGTAGCTGTGAGTAGGTGAAGCACCATGGCGAATGTTAAACAGCTGCTCGACAACTCACTGGATGAACTGTTAGAAGCTGAACTAAAGAAGTTTCAGCGGTGCTTAGTAAATGACCATAGAGATATTTCAAAAGCTGAAATGGAGAATGCAGACAGGTTGGATACAGTGGATAAGATGGTGTCATGTTTTGGATCAGAAAGAGCTGTGAAGATCACAGTGAACACCCTGAGGAAAATAAAGCAGAATCAATTGGCTGAAGAGCTGGAGAATACACAGAAGCAAGGTAATGTTTAATTCCTTGTCAAAATTTAGAAATGTGATTATTTAATTCCATGTTAAAACCCTGTcctagcaatttttttttgagtCAGATGTATTGTCATAACATTTATTGCACAGCTTCAGATGTCTTAAATTCAGCATTGCTATGGACAACAGTGATGGTCAATCATGATGCTAATGCATGTAAATGGGTGCCTGAATTTCACAtgatcaacatttatatgtttgTCTTAGTTCAtctaaatttttttatatgtgtaattgtttttttttcataaagggAAGCTTGAGGGCATAATCAtgttttacttagtttttttcctctctcttgtaAAGGTGCAGCTTCAGAGAGCTGTAAATCCCCTCCTGTTGATTACACAAACACCAGCCGTGAACTAAAGGAGAAGTTAAAGGAGGACTATAAGCAGATATTGCTTGGTAATTCACAGACGGGTCACCAGAAGAAGCTGGATGATATTTACACTGATCTATATGTGGTGGAGAACAAGACTGGAGGAAGAGAAAATGACCATGAGGTGATACAGATAGAGTCAAAATACAACCAACAGACAGCCAAGGATAAACCACTCAAGTGTAACGACATATTTAAAGTTCAGCCTGACACAGGTCAACAAAACAGAAGAGTCCTGACACTGGGGATCGCAGGAGTGGGAAAGACTGTCTCTGTCAACAAATTCATCCTTGACTGGGCTGAAGAAAAAGACAATCAGGAAATAGTCTTCATATTTCCACTGCCGTTCCGTAGACTGAATCTGATTAAAGAAGAAAAGTACAGTCTCATAGGTCTGCTTAACAAGTACTTCTTTAGTAGACCGGGAGGACTGAGCTCTCTTCCTGAAGAACATTGCAAGGtcatgttcatctttgatggactGGATGAATATCGctttgaattgaactttgaagAGGATTATGGCTTTACTGATGTTGATAAGGAAATGACAGTGAATAAGATAGTTACAAATCTCCTAAAGAGACAGCTGCTTCGCTCTTCCCTTATCTGGATCAcatccagaccagcagcagccagtCTGATACCCCAAACCTACATTGATCAGGTGACTGAGTTGCGAGGATTCAATGATGAGCAGAAGGAGCAGTACTTCATCAAAAACAGCAGTCTTGAGGTTGCTGGAAACATCATCAGCCACATCAAGAAATTCAGGAGTCTGTATATCATGTGCCACAtccccgtcttctgctggatctctctCACTGTTCttcagcctctgctgggtcaagaGAGCAATGAAAAAACACCCACAACTCTCACAGAGATGTACATCAACTTCTTACTGTCTCAAaagcaacagatgaaagaaaaatACAGCAACAACTCTGAACCTAAAGCCAAGGCCTGGTCTTTTGAAGACATTGTTCTGAAGCTGGGGAAACTGGCCTTTGAACAGCTGGAGGAAGGACAACTGATTTTCTGCAAAACAGATCTGGAGAAGTGTGGACTAGATGTCAAGGAAGGGTCTGTGTTCTCTGGATTATGTACTCGAATGTTTCAGGAGGAAAACCCCATTTCAGGGGAACAGGTGTACAGTTTTGTTCATCTCAGTGTTCAGGAGTTCATTGCTGCTCTCTTTGTGTTTTTCACTTACAACAACAAGAAAGAAAATCCATTTCTTGAATCCAGGAAAAAGGAACTGACATGGAAACTCTCTACAAAGACCCTGTTTAAACTTCATAAGGATGCAGTCGAGAAAACTTTACAAAGCAAGAACGGACACCTGGACCTTTTCCTTCGGTTCCTGCTGGGTCTCTCACTAGAGTCTAATCAGAGTGGCCTGAAGCAGCTCCTCCCAGAACTGAAGCGCAAAACTGAAAATATCAAACACACGACTGACTAtatcaaagagaaaataaagaagGAGAAATCAGCAGAGAGGACCATCAACCTCTTccactgtctgaatgaactgaaagaTGACTTTGCAGAGGAACTCCAGAAGAGTCTGAGCTCTGGAAAACTTACAAGACAGGATCTGTCCTCTGCTCAGTGGTCGGGTCTGGTGTTTGTGCTTCTGATGTCAGAAGAGACTCAAGAGAAATTTGAACTGCAGAAATACAGAAGATCTGATGAAGCACTGATGAGACTGATACCAGTGGTCAAAAACACCACAAGAGCACTGTAAGAGTTTTCTGGATACACTTATGCCCATTTTACACATCGATTTGCAGCACATCTGCAACCCATGAGTCATATACATGCAGagcagaaacagcacagactATTTGTGCTTTCACATCAAACATGTATTACTGATCTCCTGCTGTATACAATATCTGTTCTCCTTATGTTTACTCCATTTTCAGACATTATTTTCAATACTTTGATTCTTTTACACAATACAATAATCTAATCTCACCTTTCTTTAACGCATATAGGTATAGATGGTGTGCATTTCAAAACTGATAGCTCTAATATGTTAACATGAGTTTGAAAAAAATAGAaagtttttaataatgataactaataattaattatcacacaaaaatgtaaattgttaaGTAAAGAAtacttttatgtttattttactgccttGGATTCTCCCTTAAATTCAGTGTTTACAGAGTCCATACAGTGATTTTACCTTTGCCTTAACTAAAAGACAACATTCAAGTGTTTTTGTCTCTGCTCTGGATTAATAGGTAAATGCAAaatcattatttctgtttttccTCACAGGTTACAGttctgtaatctcactgttcagtcatgtgagagtttgtcttcagctctacaatcctcaaactgtgtcctgagagagctggacctaagtaacaatgacctgcaggattcaggagtgaagtttctctctgatggactgaagagtccaaactgtaaactggagacactgaggtctgaattcaaacacctgattgattgattgattgattgattgattgatagattgactgattaattataattattatttacattaagtgaatgacaaaaaatacactgtaaatttgATTTATGTTCTTATTTCTTAGATtggtcatgtgtaatctcactgttcagagttgtgagagtttgtcttcagcttcacaatcctcaaactgtgtcctgagagagctggacctgagtaacaatgacctgcaggattcaggagtgaagcttctctctgatggactgaagagtccaaactgtaaactggagacactgaggtaaatgattctcagCTCAACAATTACTACAAAACGATTTCTTAATAGCCCACATTATTTCATATTAGGGCTTTTTGTGTTGTCATGTTGCTGATTGGAGGAGCAGCAGGTAATCTTAGGGTTTATTGAATCAGAATGCAAAACTGAATACAGTGCAGCAGAAAGCCCACTGGTGTCCAGACACAGCTCTCTGAGCtcctgtaaataaaaatgttgaacACTTGCTCTGAGTTCTTCCTGCTCTTCTGCTGTGGAGCTGACACAGATGACTGGTGCTGTGTGTAGATGTTCTTTAACTTGACACAGAGTCTAAATATTGCTGTGCTCAAGTGCGCAGTGCTTCAACAGACGTGAGGCGTAAGAGTAATTACAATCATAATGGTAATTGTAAGATTCCCCTAAATTAGGCACCAGATTCAGATTTCCAGCGTGGGTGCAGCTGCAAAACTGAAACCAGACCATGGCCTCAGACTTCTAACACCTGCAAAACTGAAACCAGACCATGGCCTCAtatttctgacacacacacacacatatacacaaaaccACAAGCACTTCTGCGTCTCAtgcaagcacatttaaaaaaggacAAAATGTTCTCTCAGTAATGAACTAACTGAACTCTCCTCATGTTTTCAGGTATATTAAATGTCGCCGTGTAGCTCATTAGTTttaagaagacaaagtcaaaagTACAAATGAAAGAACACATGGAGCAAATCATGTCATCTAACATCTCCTGATCACTCCAGTTCACACACTTTCTATCTTTGAATATGTATTTTCtctcactgactgctgtttacaTGATGCACACTTTCCCTTACTGACATGTCATGTGCCTCGCTGATCAGCTTCTAATTGGCTGTTTCTGTTGCCAAGTGTCCAGCAGCAACAAGCACACATTGCTCtgtcacacactgaacacacttaCAGTAGCAGCACAATTAagagatgcaacgattatagattttggtttttAGGATTAACGTCTgagaaataatcacggtttcatggttatCAAGATTATTTAGCAATCATTAATTTCAGagcactactagtttagaaaatcacatgaaaactacACATTTTAGTGTTATTCactgctgctcagtaaccaaataatacagcacaaaataacacTAAAAACAAACACTAGTCCATTTCCGTCCCTGTGCTTAACCCCTTCCACAGCGCCTCGACAAGGACACACTGAGGCACTGTTTTTTCCACATGTCAATATTTATGCAATTACATCAAAAAGGACAAAAGTAATCTTGAAAAACTCTACATCAGTTTAAAGCTACATCCCCTAAGAACCCATTGAagctagttgtttttcaatggaaagcttataaaGAATGCTAAATTTGTGCAAGTTTTGCAGAAAACGCTTATTAGATATATAGGCATACATATCATGTAATAAcagcacacacacgcattcattgctgtacatcacggtttattttgaaaggtaagagTCCACAGAAAAACATCCCATCAAGCACATTTAATCCACCGACACAATAGTCTTGAATTAAGGATGGTTATTCAGTTATTATAACGTTTCTGCCAAAGACCTATTGTTTACACCATTTTACCATGGTACTTACATGCAAAAACAGAGTCTTTGGAGTAAAAGACCCGTCGATGTCatagcttacagtgttacagataaaatgagaccacaaactaaataaaaagtcaaagttatagttactaaaatctaaacaaagccgAGTGTTTTGACCGTCTACAAGTCTCTTAGTCATTGGTAATAACAAGTAATAcaacaagtaataattttacactgaaaataaacgacagaacaataaataataaaaataggaataaacaaaaacagtatTTGTCCAATGCAGGGCATGAAATGAACTTTTTAACTTGGCAGCAccagtgctcccaacttcaaaaatgtaggagcaccagaataaatgtaggaacgccagaataaatgcaggagcaccagaataaacgcaggagcgccagaataaatgcaggagctccagaataaacgCAGAAgtgtcagaataaatgcaggagctccagaataaatgcaggagcgtcagaataaatgcaggagctccagaataaatgcaggagcgtcagaataaatgcaggagcgccagaataaatgcaggagcgccagaataaatgtaggagctccagaataaatgcaggagctccagaataaatgcaggagtgtcagaataaatgcaggagcgccagaataaatgcaggagcgccagaataaatgcaggagcgccagaataaatgtaggagcgccagaataaatgtaggagtgtCAGAATAaacgcaggagcgccagaataaatgtaggagtgtcagaataaatgcaggagcaccagagtaaatgtaggagcgccagaataaatgtaggagtgtCAGAATAaacgcaggagcgccagaataaatgtaggagtgtcagaataaatgcaggagcaccagaataaacgcaggagcgccagaaaaaatgcaggagcgccagaataaatgcaggagcgccagaataaatgcaggagcgccagaataaatgcaggagcgccagaataaatgcaggagtgtcagaataaatgcaggagcgtcagaataaatgcaggagctccacaataaatgcaggagctccagaataaatgcaggagcgccagaataaatgcaggagcgccagaataaatgtaggagcgccagaataaatgcaggagtgtcagaataaatgcaggagcaccagaataaacgCAGGAGcgctagaa
The Danio rerio strain Tuebingen ecotype United States chromosome 4, GRCz12tu, whole genome shotgun sequence genome window above contains:
- the LOC101882744 gene encoding NACHT, LRR and PYD domains-containing protein 3-like isoform X1, which produces MANVKQLLDNSLDELLEAELKKFQRCLVNDHRDISKAEMENADRLDTVDKMVSCFGSERAVKITVNTLRKIKQNQLAEELENTQKQGAASESCKSPPVDYTNTSRELKEKLKEDYKQILLGNSQTGHQKKLDDIYTDLYVVENKTGGRENDHEVIQIESKYNQQTAKDKPLKCNDIFKVQPDTGQQNRRVLTLGIAGVGKTVSVNKFILDWAEEKDNQEIVFIFPLPFRRLNLIKEEKYSLIGLLNKYFFSRPGGLSSLPEEHCKVMFIFDGLDEYRFELNFEEDYGFTDVDKEMTVNKIVTNLLKRQLLRSSLIWITSRPAAASLIPQTYIDQVTELRGFNDEQKEQYFIKNSSLEVAGNIISHIKKFRSLYIMCHIPVFCWISLTVLQPLLGQESNEKTPTTLTEMYINFLLSQKQQMKEKYSNNSEPKAKAWSFEDIVLKLGKLAFEQLEEGQLIFCKTDLEKCGLDVKEGSVFSGLCTRMFQEENPISGEQVYSFVHLSVQEFIAALFVFFTYNNKKENPFLESRKKELTWKLSTKTLFKLHKDAVEKTLQSKNGHLDLFLRFLLGLSLESNQSGLKQLLPELKRKTENIKHTTDYIKEKIKKEKSAERTINLFHCLNELKDDFAEELQKSLSSGKLTRQDLSSAQWSGLVFVLLMSEETQEKFELQKYRRSDEALMRLIPVVKNTTRALLQFCNLTVQSCESLSSALQSSNCVLRELDLSNNDLQDSGVKFLSDGLKSPNCKLETLRLVMCNLTVQSCESLSSASQSSNCVLRELDLSNNDLQDSGVKLLSDGLKSPNCKLETLRLSGCMVTEEGCGFLSSALTSNPSHLRELDLSYNHPGDSGVKLLSEQLEDPNYTLDTLNLDHGGHTRIIAGLHKYVYFLTLDPNTANTELILSEENREVKCVREDQPYPDHPDRFNYYTQVLCRESVCGRCYWEIDWSGHDGVDISVTYKSIRRKGRGAECEFGCNAQSWSLSCSSSRVKFRHNNTHTDLPVEALSRRIGVFVDHSAGTLSFYNIYRDTMSLIHSVQTTFTEPLCPGFGFGVGIYTGSSVKLI
- the LOC101882744 gene encoding NLR family CARD domain-containing protein 3-like isoform X2, giving the protein MANVKQLLDNSLDELLEAELKKFQRCLVNDHRDISKAEMENADRLDTVDKMVSCFGSERAVKITVNTLRKIKQNQLAEELENTQKQGAASESCKSPPVDYTNTSRELKEKLKEDYKQILLGNSQTGHQKKLDDIYTDLYVVENKTGGRENDHEVIQIESKYNQQTAKDKPLKCNDIFKVQPDTGQQNRRVLTLGIAGVGKTVSVNKFILDWAEEKDNQEIVFIFPLPFRRLNLIKEEKYSLIGLLNKYFFSRPGGLSSLPEEHCKVMFIFDGLDEYRFELNFEEDYGFTDVDKEMTVNKIVTNLLKRQLLRSSLIWITSRPAAASLIPQTYIDQVTELRGFNDEQKEQYFIKNSSLEVAGNIISHIKKFRSLYIMCHIPVFCWISLTVLQPLLGQESNEKTPTTLTEMYINFLLSQKQQMKEKYSNNSEPKAKAWSFEDIVLKLGKLAFEQLEEGQLIFCKTDLEKCGLDVKEGSVFSGLCTRMFQEENPISGEQVYSFVHLSVQEFIAALFVFFTYNNKKENPFLESRKKELTWKLSTKTLFKLHKDAVEKTLQSKNGHLDLFLRFLLGLSLESNQSGLKQLLPELKRKTENIKHTTDYIKEKIKKEKSAERTINLFHCLNELKDDFAEELQKSLSSGKLTRQDLSSAQWSGLVFVLLMSEETQEKFELQKYRRSDEALMRLIPVVKNTTRAL